A single window of Nitrospirae bacterium YQR-1 DNA harbors:
- a CDS encoding PAS domain S-box protein, translated as MKAYIKDVKEQIIIKHPRIFILYVIACLIILITTAIWAYNKTMLMLHVDAVSHLNIYEHYLKDKINDYTTQTQILSENQAVIKFCKQPNEAADMNEYLSVFNASIGGAVTYIINTNGLTLASSNYKSKESFIGKNYSFREYFYSAVKGNPNASVALGIVTNKLGYFSSYPVKDGEKIIGVVVIKYDLKFFEPQMHEINGILLLADNNDVIFATNEAKYMYHTVFKLSGHVLQKIKDSNQYGNNPLHPLPIVKSIEKNNLHIITLRRSDLTNNKHTDVQYIMEELRSPANNWHVHLLVDLSGVNKEVFKDVLSVFLIIVVISLLGVFNSLMLKDIRRRKEEKHKIAEIIENIPDAIMVVDCDETIIVFNEYAERIFGFSAYEVIGLDFVSFMLRATTEVSDIVKIITGSSEAQVVETFCSRKNGSYFPAEISSRLFTAGIVPIIIVTIKDITLRKQYEKKMRDKNEELEAMVEERTQMLNESNERLLLEVVERKKSEKESHLNRNFIETVLECIDDGIVACDSDGILKFLNKALQKMYGLPAHPIPFEQWSNYYDLYHSDGKTKIQNTDNPLFRALQGEYVTGFEMIIVTKNGTPRTITATAKLLLDTDGNKVGAVASTHDITERKAMEDELLKAKELAEAANSAKSTFLANTSHEIRTPMNAIIGLSELSSGYGATTTAAGIHRNGA; from the coding sequence ATGAAAGCTTACATAAAAGATGTAAAAGAGCAAATAATTATCAAACACCCTCGTATTTTTATCTTGTATGTTATTGCTTGCCTGATTATACTGATAACGACTGCCATTTGGGCATATAACAAAACGATGCTGATGCTGCATGTTGATGCGGTGAGTCACTTAAATATATATGAACACTATTTAAAAGATAAAATAAACGACTACACTACACAAACACAAATCCTGTCGGAAAATCAAGCAGTCATTAAGTTTTGTAAGCAACCCAATGAAGCTGCCGATATGAATGAATACCTCTCTGTGTTTAACGCCTCTATTGGCGGGGCGGTAACCTATATAATAAATACGAATGGTCTCACATTAGCATCAAGTAACTACAAATCCAAAGAAAGCTTTATCGGTAAGAATTATTCATTCAGGGAATACTTCTATAGTGCCGTTAAGGGTAATCCGAATGCCTCCGTTGCCCTTGGTATCGTGACCAATAAGCTTGGATACTTTTCTTCATACCCTGTGAAAGATGGTGAAAAGATAATCGGAGTTGTTGTAATCAAATATGATTTGAAATTTTTTGAACCACAAATGCACGAGATCAATGGAATCTTGCTTCTTGCAGATAATAACGACGTGATTTTTGCTACTAATGAAGCTAAATACATGTACCACACTGTCTTTAAATTATCCGGCCATGTGTTACAAAAAATTAAAGACAGCAATCAATATGGCAATAATCCTTTGCACCCTCTGCCCATAGTAAAATCCATCGAGAAAAATAACTTACATATTATAACACTTCGCCGCAGTGACCTCACAAATAATAAACATACGGATGTTCAATACATCATGGAGGAGCTGCGAAGTCCGGCAAATAACTGGCACGTACACCTGCTTGTTGATCTGTCAGGGGTAAATAAAGAGGTTTTCAAGGATGTCTTATCTGTATTTCTAATAATAGTGGTTATATCTTTGTTGGGCGTATTCAACTCGTTGATGTTGAAGGATATAAGAAGGCGTAAAGAGGAAAAACATAAGATAGCAGAAATAATAGAAAATATTCCTGATGCTATAATGGTGGTTGATTGTGACGAGACAATTATTGTGTTTAACGAATACGCCGAGCGTATCTTTGGGTTTAGTGCTTATGAGGTAATAGGGCTGGATTTTGTGTCTTTTATGCTGAGGGCAACGACAGAAGTAAGCGATATAGTAAAGATTATTACAGGCAGTTCAGAAGCACAAGTGGTTGAGACTTTCTGCAGCCGTAAGAATGGAAGTTACTTTCCGGCTGAAATTTCCAGCAGGCTCTTTACAGCCGGTATTGTACCCATCATAATAGTGACGATAAAAGACATTACGCTGCGTAAGCAGTATGAAAAGAAAATGAGGGATAAAAATGAAGAGTTAGAAGCAATGGTGGAAGAAAGAACCCAGATGTTAAATGAATCTAATGAACGGCTGCTGCTTGAGGTAGTGGAGCGTAAGAAATCTGAGAAAGAGTCACACTTGAATCGCAATTTTATTGAAACAGTGCTTGAGTGTATTGATGATGGAATAGTAGCTTGTGACAGCGATGGAATTTTAAAGTTTTTGAACAAAGCACTCCAGAAGATGTACGGATTACCTGCACACCCGATACCTTTTGAACAATGGTCAAACTACTATGATCTATATCATTCCGACGGAAAAACTAAAATACAAAATACTGATAACCCTTTGTTTAGAGCACTGCAAGGTGAATATGTTACTGGTTTTGAGATGATTATCGTCACTAAAAACGGCACACCACGCACAATAACAGCGACAGCTAAATTATTATTAGATACGGATGGCAATAAAGTGGGCGCAGTGGCATCGACACATGATATTACAGAGCGGAAGGCGATGGAGGATGAGTTGCTCAAGGCAAAGGAATTAGCAGAGGCGGCAAACAGTGCAAAAAGCACATTCCTGGCCAATACAAGCCATGAAATTCGCACCCCGATGAATGCAATTATCGGCCTGAGTGAACTTTCTTCTGGATACGGAGCTACAACCACTGCAGCGGGAATACATAGAAACGGTGCTTAA